The nucleotide window CGAAGAACCACATGTCGAGTGACTGCATCTTCTCGAACGACTCCACCCGGACGGCGTGCATCACTCGGTGTGCGAAGTTGTTGGCGGCGACGCCGTAGATCCAGGTGAACACCGCCGTCGCCAGGAACGACCCGACGATCAGCGTCACCGACAGCCAGAACTGCGCTGCGTCCGTCCCGGGGACGAACCGATCCGGGAGAAACAACAGGTCGTACCCCGCCCGGTCCAAGAAGACCGCGTCGATCGCGACCCCGAGGACGATCGGCGGGACGAGACTCGTCGCCCGCGCGAACACGTTCGCGATCATCCCCCCGACGAGCCAGTGGAGCTCGGGGGTGCCGTACTCTCGAAACAGTCGTCGCAACGGGGCGTCGACTCGGTCGCGGTACTCTTCGAAGACACTCTCCTCGTCGTCCGCTGCCGTTCCCATCGACTGTATCTGGCTCCGCTGCCGTTTCACCGTTCGGGTCGGACACAGCCGTGCCTCTTCTGACCGCCCGTGGCGTCGCGGTCGGCGGCGCTCCCCACGCGGCCCGGCCACTGCCGAGGCCGACTCCACCCGAAACGAGCGGCAGCCTCGTTCCACCAGAAACGGAGAGTCGAGTCGGTCCACTCGAAACGGACGTGGCGTGCGGTCCACCCGAAACGACCCCCAGAAGTTTGACACGTTCCGGAGACGGCAGAGAGTGCTGTCCGGGGGGCTGACCGCCGTCTGCGGGCGGCTACAGCAGCGTGACGGCGTACGCCAGCGACGACCCCAACATCAGTAACACGAGGACGATGGAGATGATCTTCTGTCGGTCCACAGGCGCAGGCAACGGCCACACACTGAAATGTGTCCGGGTCGCCGGCCGTCACCGAACCGTGTCCGGGTCGCCGGCCGTCACCGAACCGTGTCCGGGTCGCCGGCCGTCACTCCGACAGCGCGGCGAGGTCGAACTCGAAGCCGGCGACGGGCAGTTCCAGGTCGTGGTTCACGAGTACCTCCGGGTGGAGCTCGCCGATCACGCCCGCCTGCTGGCCGTCGACTACGACCCGTGCAGTCCGGCCGTCGATGAACGACGGGTGGTCCGTCGCGGGCGTCGCCAGGTCCGCGTCGACGGCGTCACACAGCGCCTGGAGCCGTGCTTTGGCGTCCTCGTAGCTGGCGTCCGTCCGGGCGAGCACGGCCGCGACGTGACGCGTCTCCGCGACGTTCGTCGGCTCCGTCTCGTCCTCGTGGGCGACGAACCCGACCTCTGCCACGTCTTGGGGGTACGCCCGGTGGGTGTTGTTCTCCAGCAGCTGGAGCAACGACGGCAGCGCCCAGGTCCGTAGCTGGGTGTACGCTTCGCTGTACGGCGACGTGATCTCCGCGGCCGGCTCCGCGCCGAAGGCGTCGACGTCCGGACTCGGGTCCAGGCCGAACAGTTCGTAGTTCCGTTCCGGCGCCGTCATGTGGAAGTTCAGCGCCTCCTCGAATCCGAGCCCGACGAGCGTCGTCCGGACGGCGTTCTCCAGCCGCGACCGCTCGTGACGGCCGCCGACCGTGCCCACGTCCGGCAGCGTCGGCTCCAGTTCGCCGAAGCCGTACGCCCGCCCGACGTCGTCGACGAGGTCCATCGGGTGGAGCACGTCCACTCGGTACGGCGGCACGGTCACGTCGTACACCGTCTCCTCGCCCAGCGAGTAGGCGGCGTCCAGCCCGGATCGCTCGAACAGGTCGACGACCTCGTCTGGCTCCAGGTCGACACCGAGGGTGGACTCGATCTGTTCGTGTGAGACGGACTTCTCGTCGGTCGAGAGGTTCGGCCGGAGCAGTTCCGGCCCGTACTCCTCCGGGTGGGTCGCCCCGTCGGCGTACTCCACGCGCACGTCCTCCAGCTGCCCGCCCCGGGCGACGAGGGCGTAACAGATCACGGTACACATCCGGTCGATGGTCCACTGGTCCGTCCCGGTCAGCTCGACGAACAGGTCACGGGAGTTCGTCGTCACCTCCGTCCGTTGGCCGTTGATCACCGGCGGGAACGAGAACAGCCCACGGTCGTCGTAGATCGCGGGGTACCGGTCGTAGTCGGCGACCAACTCCGCGTACGTCTCGCCGGTCGGGTGGTCCGCGAGCACGTCCGCCGGCGTCGCGCCGGTGTCGCCGACCGCCATCGCCTCGTGGTCCAACGGGACGAACCGGTCGCCGTCCGGCTCGATCCCGCGGTAGGTGATCGACTTCTGGGGCGCGCGAGCGGTCGTCTCCTCGGTCTGCTTGGGCTCTACGTCCCGTGTCGTCACCGTCGGCGCCTCGATTGGGTCCTCGTCGGCCGGGTCCCGTTCCCCGTCGTCCGTCGAGGTCGGCTCCGTGTCGTCGACGCCGGCGCCGACGGGCTGTTCACCCTTCAGCATCGTCAGATCGTGGATCCCGATCGCGCCCTTCGCGCGTTCGCGGCCCATCGTTGCGTGGAGCTTCTCCTGGAGCTGGATCAGCGACTCCAGGGCCGCGTCGTCCAGGTCCACCCCGCGGACGACCGCGCCGGTGACGTACGGCCGCTCGTCCGGGACGGTCGCCTCCACCTCGATCACCCAGTCGGCGTCGTTCGTCTCCGGGACGTGCACGCCGCGGGCGTCGCCGTACTGGTAGCGGAGCGACCGCGCGACTCCTTCCACCGAGAGACGGTCGAGTCGGTCGGGAGCGAACTCGAACTGGAGGGCCCCCTCGTCCGTCTCCCCCTCGTACTCCAGGCCGAGTTCGAACAGGTCCTCGCGGAACTCCTCGTCCGTCTTCTCCTCGTGGCCGGTCAGCGCTCGCAGTTCGTCCGTGTCGATGTCTACGACTGGCATTCTGTGACCTCCATCTCCATCTCCGTCTCCGTCGGTCGGGTCGCGTCGGTCGTCGCTCGATCCATCAGTACGGCACCTCCGCGTTCCGCAGGAACTCCAGGTCCGCGAGCGTCCCGTGGAGGTCGCGGATGTCCTCGGCGCCCGTGGCCAGCATCGCCAGCCGTTCCAGAGCGAGCCCCCAGGCCATCACGTCGCCGTCGACACCCAACGGCGACAACACCTCCTCGCGGAAGATCCCGGAGTTGCCGATCTCGATCAGTTCGCCCGTCTCCGGGTGTTCGCCGAACAGCTCGAAGCTCGGTTCCGTGTACGGGTTGTAGTGGGGCTTGAACTGCACGTCCGTGATGCCGAACTGGCGGTAGAACTCCTCGAAGGTGCCCATCAGATCCCGGACGGACAGCTCGTCGGCCAACACCCACCCCTCGATCTGGAAGAACTCCAGGAGGTGGGTGGCGTCTAAGGTGTCGTTGCGGTACACCTTCTCGACGGAGAAGTAACGCTGTGGCGGGTCGACGTCCTCGCCGGCCACCCCCGAGAGGTACCGCATCGACAGCGACGTCGTGTGTCCTCGCAGCGCGACGGACCGCGCGAACGACTCACTCCACGGGGAGTGGTAGCCGTCGCCGTCCTCGCCGACACCGTCGCGGTGGGCCGACCCCACCCGGTCGATCAGCTCCTGTGGAATCTCTTCGGCCGGCCCCACGTCCAGCGCGAACCGATCCCAGTGGGTCCGAGCCGGGTGGTCCTGGGGCATGAACAGGCAGTCGTTGATCCAGAAGTCCGCGTCCGCGTGTGGGCCGTCCATCTCCTGGAACCCCATCCCGACGAGCACGTCCTTCACGCGGTCGGCGTACGACCGCAGAACGTGTCTCCGGCCGCCCTGTGTCTCCGGGGCGTCCGCCTCTACGTCGTACTCCGTGAACTCGACGTCCTCCCACTCGCCGGAGGTGAGCAGTTCCGGCGTGAGCCGATCCACCGTCTCGGCCGCCTCGACGCCCGTCATCAGCGCGTCGACACCGTCGTCGGTGAGCCGAATCTCTCGGGTCGTGCTGCTGTCGACTTCGGCGAGTCCGCGGGACTCCAGTCGGTCGTAGACGTTGTCGATCTTTTCGGGTTCGACTCTCGTCACTGGCTTCTCTGCGAGTTCTGCGAGCCGTTCGGTCTCACGGCCCATGTCGTCTGGATCGTACTCTGCGGCAGCAGTGATCTGACCGTCCTCGATTTCACCACAGCCCTTGCGGCTGTAGTTGGCGAGCGCAATGTCGACCTCCGGGCCACCGAGGTCCGCCTCGCCGATTGCTCGACCCATCTCAACCGGCTCACCGTCACTCAGTCGGGCGACAGCCCTGTAGAGTCGAATCTCTGGAAGCCCATCTTCCACGTACTGGCGTCCCTCGTCGGTGATGCTGACGTGCTGTACCCTCCGTTCGTTGATCTCGACCAGACCGTGGTCGCGGAGTTCGAACGCCGCCTGTGTGATCGACTGTCCATCGAAGCCTGTCTCCTCTGCGAGATCCTCGACAGACTGCCAGTCGTTCGCACTGACTGTGTTCAGCAGTTCGACCTGTTTTTCTGGAAGTTTCATCTCTTGGAGTCTCTCTGTTGTCTCGTCAGTTAGCAGTTCGGTGACGGTGCGTTCGTCGAGCGTTGTCGAGCCAAAGGGTTGGTGACTGACCCACCGCCGCGTTCGCATCCGTGTAGTCTAAATAGCTACAGGCACCAGCACGGTACGAGGGCGAGCGGTCAAGTGGACGACATTGCGCCAACCTTCCAGACGAACTCTGTCGAGGTTGAAGTGCCAGGCTGATGTCCACCTCGTCGCCCTCCAGTCCGGACGCGCCGACGACCTGTCCCATCGGCGCGGACTCGTCGGCCGCGCCGGCGTCGACGGCGGCGTGGTACAGTTGTACTTCCGGAAGCGTGCCGTCGGCGTAGTCGCGCCCCTCGGCGGTGAGCGCCACCGTCTCCGTCGTCGTCTCGCTGACGGCGACGAACCCCTCGTCTCCGAGTTCGAACGCCGCCTGCGTCACCGTCTCTGGTTTCTCGCCGAGCTCTGCGGCGAGGTCGTCGATTCCCCTCGCTTCCGTCGCGCTTGCCGTCTCCAACAGCGCGACCTGTCTCTCCGGTAGTTGCATCTGAGTGTCGTGGTGTGTGTCGCGTCGTCAGTTAGCGGTTCCGGGACGGAGCCGTCTGTCCGCCCGTCGCGTCGGTCGGTTTCCCGCGGGCCGTCGCGTCGGCGGCGGCGCCGCGGTCCACCGGCCTCAGACGCGACCGAAGAAGAACCCGGCGTCGCCGCTGGCCTGCTCGCGGGCGGTGCCGTCGGTGGCGAGTCCGGGTGCCATGTGTGGCTGTGACGCCGGCCGCGGCAAAAAACTGTCGTGGGCTCGCCACCGACTCTACCGTGCCGCGAGCCACGCCTCCGCCTCGTCGCGGCTGTCGGTGACGGTGCGCTCGATGTCGTCGCCTTCGGTCGCCTCCATGACGTTGTCGACGGACATCGCCGCGACGACGGACTCCGGGTAGACGACCGCGAGGTGTTCTAGCCCCACCTCCTCCGCCCGCGGCGCCCAGTCGGTGAACGACCACTCCTGGTCCTCCTGGTCGAGTGTCCCCATCTCGCGGGAGTCGCCGAGCATCTTGATCGCGTTCCGCTCTCGAGCCAACTCGATAGCCGCGTCCATCGCCTCGCGGAACGGATCGTCGGAGACGAATCCCTCCCACTCCAGCACTACACTGTCCAACGTCTCGTCGTAGTACACCTCGACCGCGTCCCCCTGGTAGTACGGTATGCACGTGAGACAACGTCTAGCAAGAAAAAGGAGTAACGGATTTGCCAATCTGACGCTTCGGTCACGAGAGTCGGCGGTCCGTCCGCCGGCCCCGAGTCCGTCGGGCAGTCACGACGCAGTGGGCCGTGGTGCGCACGGGAGTGCCGTCACGCGAACTCGCGGACGGACTCGAGCTTCCCCTCGCGGGTCGCCCTCCCGCGTCACCGTCGCCGGTTTCTTGTCGAGCCCCGCCGCGAGGTTATCGGTTCGGTTCGTCTCGGTTGCGTTATCCGTCCCCAAGGACGCAACCCGTCTCTCCGGTAGCTGCATGTGACTGTCGGGTGTCTGTCGCGTCGTCGGTTAGCGGGTCCGGGACGGAACCGTCCGTCGTGTGTGAGGCCAGCGGACCGCTGTGGGTCGCCGCCGCGACCCCCGGCGAGAGATCGACCGACGCGACGAGAGAAAGACCCGGTCTCGGCGCTGGCCTGCTCGCGGGTGGTGCCGTCAGTGGGGCGTCCGAGCGCCATGTGTGTCCGTGGCGGCCGATTCAGGACGCAGTCGCAGGCGTTCACTCTCGGTCCGGGCGTGGCGCGTCCGCGTACCGCTCAATCTCCGGTGTTGTCTCTAGTCGCTCGTACATCTCCCCTAGCGTTCCCTCCGCGCCGAGGAGGTCGAACCGCTCTAGCAGCTCCCGTCCCGTGTCCGTGAGCCCGTAGAAGCGGTACGGGAGGTCCCGGGTTCGTTCGCTCTCTGGGAGCGTGACTGTCTCGACGAGATCGTTCTCGATCAGGGTGTCGAGGTGCTCGCGGATCGTGCTACGGCTCTTAGTTGGGTTGACGTAGTCGAACTCCCGGAGCGTCGGTAGCTGCTCGGGGTGCGAGAGGATGTTCTGGACGAGGACGAATCTCGTCTCCTGAGTGAGGACGTTGACTCGTACTCTCGTCGATTGTATGTCCTCGTCTCTTCCATCCATCGAAACGGGTTCGTTTGGTTTCGTGCTGTGTGACATCTTAGACTCTTACTACGATCTTGCTTGTCAGTGAGTACAACCGGCGGAGTTCGATCCAGCCCCGTCGTACACACGTCAGTCTGTTCGCGTTGCTTCTCTGCCTCTGTAGTTCACGAGTGGCCGGTCGACCGGCCACCCGTGAACTGGCAGGTCCTCTGCTGTATACAGATACGTATCCAAGCAAGTATAGTCTTTTCGGCCTGAACCACATCGGTTCACACCGATGTGGTCGTAAGCCACTTAAATCCGACTCTCCTATCACTGCGACATGACGGACACAAACTCTTTAGACGTGAAAGAACGAGCGCGAGAGCACTCGACGGGCGAACTGACTCCGAGCGAGTACGAGGCGCTCAATCACTACCGGGCGGATTGGGCGGACGTAGCTGCCACGGCCGAACACCGAGTGTTCGTTCTCGGGAGCTTCGCAGAAGATGATGTCCGCCGTGTAAACGAGGTGAAAGAGTACGTGAACCAGCGAGCTGGCGATGGGCTGGTCGCGTACAGAATGGACGACTTCGTTCAGACCGAACAACAGCAGCTGAACGCCCTATTGAAGTTCAAACTGCTGGCGGACGACTCCGACCAGATTGTCCTCGTCTGTGAACACGACAGAGGAGGTCAAGTGGTAGAGCAGGTGCTGCTGGTGGAGTCGAGCGCCTACCGAAACAAGACTCACATCTTGAAGCGACGTTATCCCGACGAAGAGGAGAAAGAGCACTACAGTTGGATGCAGTCGAACGGAGTGTTCGAGGTTTTTTCTCGCCACGGTCACGTCCACGAGTGGCGGTCTCCAGAGGCGTTCTCTGAGACAGTCGAGCTACTCTTCGATAGCTAACCTCCGACGGGAGCCTCAGTGTCACGCGAACTCGCGGACGGACTCGAACGCACCGTCCCGAATCGCCTGCGCGACCGCCCGCTCGTCGACCGCGGGCGTCTCGTTGGGGTACTTCCGGGCGAAGTACCCGATCAGGTTCTCCACGTCCCGATCCAGCAGTTCGCCGGCGTTCTCGTGGTCGGTGTCGACGGACTGTGGCCAGTCGAAGATCACGACGCCGTCCTCGCCGACGGCGACGTTGTACTCCGAGAGGTCGGCGTGGACGTAGCCGGCGCGGTAGGCGGTGGCGACCTCGCGGAGGATCAGATCCAACACGCCGACGACCTGTTGTGACTCCAGACGGGCGTCCGCCAGCTCCGGCCCGGGCAGCTTCTCCATGACGATGGCGTGGCGGTTGTGGTCGATCGGCCGCGGGACGGACACGTCCGGGTACAGCGTCTCCAGCGTCTCGTGTTCTCGTTCGGCCGCCTTCCGGGCGGTGTACAGCCAGGAGACGTGGTCGCGGTCGGCGGTGTAGTCGCGGGACTCCATCACCTCCCGGAAGTTGGTGTACCCCTCGCGGTGGAACTTCAGCGCGAACGAACGGTACGACGACACCTCGTACACGTCCGACTCCTTGCCGACGCCGAGCGGGGCGCCGACCCCCTCGACAGTGTCGCGCTCGGCGAACGTGTGGAGCGCGAGCGCGTCGTACCCCTCGAAGGCGAGTCGGTAGCCGTCGTACTGGATCGTCTTCCCCTCGACGAGGTCGCGGTCGCTACAACGGTCGAGCCTGTACGCCGTCTCCTCGTCCGTGAGACCGGCGAACTCCGGCAGCTTCTCGCGGGCGACCCACTCCGAGAACCGCATCCCCTGCTCGACGCCCGAGAGGAGGTAGAAGTCCTCCGTCTCGAGTTCGCGGACGACGCCGGCGACGTTCTCGACCATACCGACGGTCGGCGGTCGAGCGGGAAAAGCGTCGCGTCGTCGGAGCGTAGCAGCGTTCTTCGATTGAAATAAGTTGCTCCAGTCGTACTGTATGTGTACTCATGCTGTCCCCGTCGGGAGCGTACACGACGGCGACGTTTCTGGCCGCGGGGGTGTCGTTGGCGGTCGCGGCGCGCGTGTACGGTCGTCGGGAGCCGTACGCGGAGTCGTTCGTCGGGCTGATGATCGCTATCGCCGCCTGGTCCGGGCTGTACGGCGTCCAGCTGCTCGTGTCCGGGTTGGCGACGCGGCTCTCCGTGTTCCGAGTGATCGCGGTCGTCGGGGCGACGGTCCCGACGCTGTGGCTGTGGTTCACCGTCCAGTACACTGGCGCCGACTGGCTCGCCGACGCTCGTGAGGTGTTGCTCCTGGAGCCGGCTGTGTTCGTCGTGGCCGTCGTGACCAACCCCGCCCACGGGCTCGTCTGGGGGAGTCCGCGACTCGCCGTCGACACCGGCGTCACGTCGCTCATCGTCACGTTCGGGCCGGGGTTCCTCCTGCACGCGACGTACTCGTACCTCCTCGTCGCCGTCGGGCTCGTTCTCGTCGCTCGTGTCGCCGTCACCGGCCCGGTCGTCTCCGCTCGACAGTCCGCGCTCCTGATGCTCGGAGCGGTTCCGCCGTTCGTCGTCAACGTCGTCGAACTGCTCGTCGGTGGGCCGATTCCGGTCGACACGACGCCGTTCGCGTTCGTCGTCACCGGCGTCGTCTGGGGGCTGGCGTTGTTCCAGTTCGACCTCCTGCGCCGGACCGCCCCGGCACGGCGCCAGGCACTCGAGGGTGTCGACAGCGGGTTGATCGTCACGGACGAGACGGGGGAGGTGGTCGAGATCGACGAACTCGCTCGCCGGGTGTTCGACGGGGAGCCGACGGTCGGCGACAGTCTCCGACCGACGGTGGCAGACGGGGGCGACGGCGGCCTGCGGGGGCTCGACGGCGGCGACCGGACGGCAGTGATCGACGACCGTCGGCGCGTGTTCGACACGACCGTCGAACCGTTGTCGGATCACCGCGGTCGGACGACTGGCTACGCCGTCGTCGTCCACGACGTGACGGCGCGGCACGCCTCGCGGAAGCGCTTGGAGGTAGCGAACAGGGTGTTGCGGCACAACCTCTCGAACGACCTCAACGTCGTCGTCGGCTACGCCAACCACGTCACCACACGGAGTGACGACTCGGAGGTACGAGAGGCAGCGACGAAGATCCACGCCGCCGCGACGGGTCTGTTGGAGACGAGTGAGAAGGCCCGGGTGCTCGTGAACTCCGAGACGAGCACCACCGACCCGGTCGCGGTCGAGCTGACGGAGCCGACCCGTCGTGTCGTCGAACAGTTCGAGTCGGTCGCCGACGTGCGTCTCTCCGTCACGGACGCGACCGCGACGGTCGAGAGCCGTCGAGACTACCGTACCGCGCTGTCGAATCTCGTCGAGAACGCGGTCGAACACCACGACGGCGACCCGACCGTGTGGGTCGAGGTGACGACCGACACGGACGCCGACGAGGTGGTCGTGGCCGTCGCCGACGACGGGCCGGGCGTCCCGGACACGGACCGGCTCGCCGTCGTGCGCGGCACCGAGACCCCGTTGGAACACGCCAGCGGGCTCGGACTCTGGATCGCTCGGTGGACGGCGACGGCCGTCGGCGGCGAACTGTCGATCTCGGACCGCGAGCCGCGGGGAACGCGGGTGGAACTCCGGCTGCCGAGCGCAGAGTCGTGACGCGACACGTCGAGTGGGCCACTGCCACACTCTGTTCGAAGTTCGGTGGCTGCCGAGTACTCCGATTCGGTGGAACGGTGACTGTGCGAACGCCGGCGGCTGCGGATGCGTTCGCGGCCACTCTCACTGAGTACTGAGCGTTCAGTGTTCCCCGCTGACCCCCTCACTGAGAGACTAGAGAAGAAATTTACCACAGAGCGTTCGTGTCGAGCGTATGAGGTACGATCTGCCGGGTGTACTCGGAGCACTCGTCTGCACCGGACTTCTGTGTGTGGCTAGTGTTGTGTTCTCCCCTCTGGCGTACACATTACAGACAGCTCTGGTGCTCGTTACGGTTGCTTTTTTCAGTACGCTCTCTTTCGGGAGGGGCGGGGTCGAGCTGCTATCGACAGCGACGGCTGTCGTGTACGCCACGTTACTCTGCCTCTCCGTCGGTGCCGGCATCGCAGAGCAGGTGACGGCGGTGGACGTGAGTTCGTTCCTCGGGGGACCGCTGAGTGCGGGGGCGTTTTTGTTGTACCTCGCGTGTGTGTACGCGGTCGTGGCCCGGCGGCTCAACCCCGACGACGGAGCCGGCTCGGTCGCCGGCCGCAGTTGACTTGTGTGGCGCCGTCCGAGACCGGTCGTGACGACCGACACGGACACCGACCGAGCGGCCCCCGGCCCGTTGGCCGACCGCGACTGGCGGCTGATCCGCGAGGAGGCCCGCGACGGCCCGACACAGATGGCCTTAGACGAGGTCGCCGCCGAGACCGCCGCCGCGGGTGGCCCCCGCACCGTCAGGCTGTACCGCTGGGAGCCCTCCTGTCTCTCCTTGGGGCGCCACCAAGACCCCGGCAGCGTCGACTGGGACGCCTGTCGCGCGGCCGGCGTCGACGTGACCCGGCGGCCGACCGGCGGCGGCGGCATCTACCACGACAACTTCGGCGACGTGTCCTACTCGGTGATCGCACCCGCGGACGAGCTGCCGGGCGACCTGATGGAGTCGTACCACCTCCTGTGTGAGCCAGTGCTGGCTGCGCTGCGGGCGCTCGGTGTCGACGCCGACTACGCCGGAAGCGAACGGCCGACGATCCACCAGCCCGCCTGTTACCTCCGCGGGCTGAACCCCGCCCACGACGTTGTGAGCGACGGCGGCGCCGGTCGAAAGATCGCCGGCAACGCTCAACACCGTCAGCGCGAGGCGGTCGTCCAGCACGGGTCGATCTCCTTCGCGGTCGACGCCTCGGCGCACCTCGCTTGTTTCGCCGCGCCGGAGACGACGGCGACGGCGTTCCGCGACCGCGTCGCCGGCCTCGACGAACTCACCGACGCCGACCGGGCGACCGTCGTCGAACGGCTGGAGACGACACTCGCGGACTGGGCAGGAGGCGCCCCGGCAGGCGAGTGGACGGACGCAGAACTCGACCGCGCGGCGACGTTGGTCGACGAGAAGTACGGCCACGACGACTGGGTGCGGGCGGACCCGCGGGAGCTGCGAGGGTAGCGACGCCGGCGCGTCTCGCCGGTCGTCGGACTCTGTCCGTGCGAGCGGCGAGACGGTCGGGCGTGCGACGCTACGAACCGACTCACCGAGATACCGAGTGACACGATGGAGACACGCGCTCGACTCGCACTGATCGGACTCTGTCTCGTCACGCTCGTCGTGATGGGGACCGCGTACGCGCTCGGAGAGACCGGCGCGTACTGGTGGCCGCGGCTGGCCGTGACAGTCGGATCGCTCGGCTTACTGTCGGGTGACTCCCTCTGGCGACGCTGGACCGGGGTCGAGTGACG belongs to Halobaculum sp. MBLA0143 and includes:
- a CDS encoding biotin/lipoate A/B protein ligase family protein; this translates as MTTDTDTDRAAPGPLADRDWRLIREEARDGPTQMALDEVAAETAAAGGPRTVRLYRWEPSCLSLGRHQDPGSVDWDACRAAGVDVTRRPTGGGGIYHDNFGDVSYSVIAPADELPGDLMESYHLLCEPVLAALRALGVDADYAGSERPTIHQPACYLRGLNPAHDVVSDGGAGRKIAGNAQHRQREAVVQHGSISFAVDASAHLACFAAPETTATAFRDRVAGLDELTDADRATVVERLETTLADWAGGAPAGEWTDAELDRAATLVDEKYGHDDWVRADPRELRG
- a CDS encoding serine/threonine-protein kinase RIO2, translated to MVENVAGVVRELETEDFYLLSGVEQGMRFSEWVAREKLPEFAGLTDEETAYRLDRCSDRDLVEGKTIQYDGYRLAFEGYDALALHTFAERDTVEGVGAPLGVGKESDVYEVSSYRSFALKFHREGYTNFREVMESRDYTADRDHVSWLYTARKAAEREHETLETLYPDVSVPRPIDHNRHAIVMEKLPGPELADARLESQQVVGVLDLILREVATAYRAGYVHADLSEYNVAVGEDGVVIFDWPQSVDTDHENAGELLDRDVENLIGYFARKYPNETPAVDERAVAQAIRDGAFESVREFA
- a CDS encoding transcriptional regulator, yielding MDGRDEDIQSTRVRVNVLTQETRFVLVQNILSHPEQLPTLREFDYVNPTKSRSTIREHLDTLIENDLVETVTLPESERTRDLPYRFYGLTDTGRELLERFDLLGAEGTLGEMYERLETTPEIERYADAPRPDRE
- a CDS encoding histidine kinase N-terminal 7TM domain-containing protein: MLSPSGAYTTATFLAAGVSLAVAARVYGRREPYAESFVGLMIAIAAWSGLYGVQLLVSGLATRLSVFRVIAVVGATVPTLWLWFTVQYTGADWLADAREVLLLEPAVFVVAVVTNPAHGLVWGSPRLAVDTGVTSLIVTFGPGFLLHATYSYLLVAVGLVLVARVAVTGPVVSARQSALLMLGAVPPFVVNVVELLVGGPIPVDTTPFAFVVTGVVWGLALFQFDLLRRTAPARRQALEGVDSGLIVTDETGEVVEIDELARRVFDGEPTVGDSLRPTVADGGDGGLRGLDGGDRTAVIDDRRRVFDTTVEPLSDHRGRTTGYAVVVHDVTARHASRKRLEVANRVLRHNLSNDLNVVVGYANHVTTRSDDSEVREAATKIHAAATGLLETSEKARVLVNSETSTTDPVAVELTEPTRRVVEQFESVADVRLSVTDATATVESRRDYRTALSNLVENAVEHHDGDPTVWVEVTTDTDADEVVVAVADDGPGVPDTDRLAVVRGTETPLEHASGLGLWIARWTATAVGGELSISDREPRGTRVELRLPSAES
- a CDS encoding STAS/SEC14 domain-containing protein, encoding MYYDETLDSVVLEWEGFVSDDPFREAMDAAIELARERNAIKMLGDSREMGTLDQEDQEWSFTDWAPRAEEVGLEHLAVVYPESVVAAMSVDNVMEATEGDDIERTVTDSRDEAEAWLAAR
- a CDS encoding phenylalanine--tRNA ligase subunit alpha — its product is MKLPEKQVELLNTVSANDWQSVEDLAEETGFDGQSITQAAFELRDHGLVEINERRVQHVSITDEGRQYVEDGLPEIRLYRAVARLSDGEPVEMGRAIGEADLGGPEVDIALANYSRKGCGEIEDGQITAAAEYDPDDMGRETERLAELAEKPVTRVEPEKIDNVYDRLESRGLAEVDSSTTREIRLTDDGVDALMTGVEAAETVDRLTPELLTSGEWEDVEFTEYDVEADAPETQGGRRHVLRSYADRVKDVLVGMGFQEMDGPHADADFWINDCLFMPQDHPARTHWDRFALDVGPAEEIPQELIDRVGSAHRDGVGEDGDGYHSPWSESFARSVALRGHTTSLSMRYLSGVAGEDVDPPQRYFSVEKVYRNDTLDATHLLEFFQIEGWVLADELSVRDLMGTFEEFYRQFGITDVQFKPHYNPYTEPSFELFGEHPETGELIEIGNSGIFREEVLSPLGVDGDVMAWGLALERLAMLATGAEDIRDLHGTLADLEFLRNAEVPY